A genomic segment from Candidatus Brocadia sinica JPN1 encodes:
- a CDS encoding class I SAM-dependent methyltransferase, with the protein MTEINYTPNNEYAVIKEYASLAPNYDRRWTFYINATLRETLKRLDINPTDKILDIGCGTGSLLQAITEGYPQVKVVGVDLSIEMLRIARNKQIKDSPLIACQARCLPFRSESFDKVVSCNAFHYLRKPEECLAEIARVLKPQGRIVITDWCDDYIACRVCDLFLRVFNRSHFKTYGRRACEYLLRNAGYSNIQVERYKINWLWGLMTAKAQANHD; encoded by the coding sequence ATGACCGAAATTAATTATACACCAAACAATGAGTATGCAGTTATCAAAGAGTATGCTAGTCTGGCTCCTAACTATGACAGGCGCTGGACCTTTTATATTAACGCAACACTCCGGGAAACGTTGAAACGATTGGATATTAATCCAACCGACAAGATATTAGATATTGGGTGCGGGACGGGTTCTCTACTTCAGGCAATCACCGAAGGTTATCCACAGGTTAAAGTAGTTGGAGTTGACCTTAGTATAGAGATGCTCAGGATTGCCAGGAACAAGCAGATCAAGGATAGTCCTCTTATTGCCTGTCAGGCCAGGTGTTTACCGTTTCGCTCCGAAAGTTTCGATAAGGTAGTTTCCTGTAACGCCTTTCATTATTTGCGCAAGCCTGAAGAATGTTTGGCAGAGATCGCTCGTGTTCTCAAACCACAGGGTAGAATCGTTATTACCGATTGGTGTGACGATTATATTGCATGTCGTGTCTGTGATTTATTCTTACGTGTGTTTAATCGCTCCCACTTCAAAACGTATGGACGACGTGCTTGCGAGTACCTGCTCCGAAATGCTGGCTACAGCAATATACAGGTTGAGCGATACAAGATCAACTGGTTATGGGGACTTATGACAGCAAAAGCACAAGCCAATCACGATTAG
- a CDS encoding GxxExxY protein, which yields MNDEERLNKITETIIGVAIGIHKALGPGLLESAYEACMVYDLIQSGLKVEQQKPLPVIYREVKLECGYRLDLMIENEVIVEIKSVEKLLPIHKAQLMSYLKLSDCKVGLLINFNVELLKDGIQRVVNNFPNSPRTQRPLR from the coding sequence ATGAATGACGAGGAAAGGCTAAATAAGATAACGGAAACAATTATTGGTGTTGCTATTGGCATTCACAAGGCATTGGGGCCGGGACTACTTGAATCTGCTTACGAGGCGTGTATGGTGTATGATCTTATTCAATCAGGCTTGAAAGTGGAGCAACAAAAACCACTCCCAGTAATTTATCGTGAAGTGAAACTCGAATGTGGCTATCGTCTGGATTTAATGATAGAAAATGAAGTTATTGTAGAAATAAAGTCGGTTGAAAAGCTTCTCCCAATTCACAAAGCACAGTTGATGTCTTATTTAAAACTGTCTGATTGTAAGGTTGGATTATTAATTAACTTTAATGTTGAACTGTTAAAAGACGGCATCCAAAGGGTCGTTAATAATTTTCCCAATTCTCCGCGCACTCAGCGTCCTCTGCGGTGA
- a CDS encoding BlaI/MecI/CopY family transcriptional regulator, whose product MSKELKFNFNPFKEGLNHVLGTLEKDIMEVLWKRGESSVKDILDTFPADRNISYSAVITVTNRMTKKGLLQKRKVGKAYFYKPIYDREKFFEIVSKKVVEGISGFSLQSAMVHFVDYMSQMDPEKIEYFSKLIESKRQSFSKKYAGNTKKT is encoded by the coding sequence ATGAGTAAAGAATTAAAATTCAATTTCAATCCTTTCAAAGAGGGATTGAATCATGTCTTAGGGACATTGGAGAAAGATATTATGGAAGTATTATGGAAACGGGGAGAGTCCTCCGTAAAGGACATTTTGGATACATTCCCTGCCGACAGAAACATTTCATATTCTGCAGTGATCACCGTTACCAATCGAATGACCAAGAAAGGGCTTCTCCAGAAAAGAAAGGTGGGAAAGGCTTATTTTTATAAACCTATCTACGATAGAGAGAAATTCTTTGAAATTGTATCAAAAAAAGTCGTAGAAGGAATTTCTGGATTTTCTCTCCAATCGGCAATGGTGCATTTTGTGGATTATATGTCGCAAATGGACCCGGAAAAAATTGAATACTTTTCCAAACTGATTGAATCCAAAAGGCAATCATTCTCTAAAAAATACGCCGGGAATACAAAGAAAACATGA
- a CDS encoding efflux RND transporter permease subunit, giving the protein MINKLIELCLRNRFLIICFYLLVIFGGVFGLKNINMDVIPDVGENQCIVFTDWPGRSPQDVEDQVTYPLTVNLLGVPGVKVIRSQSGFGFSMIFIIFQEKIDFYWARSRVLERLNFIQALLPKDVIPRLGPDATGLGQIFWYTVEGEGYDLGQLRSIQDWFVRYQLNAVEGVSEVAGVGGFVRQYQVDVDPNKLLAYNLTVGNVYEAVRRSNIDVGAKVVESNNMEFIIRGLGFIKNVADIENITVGSYNGVPVFVKNIGIVQVGGDFRRGALDKEGAEVAGGIVIMRQGQNPLKVIKSIKKKIKEIEPGLPSDVKIVPFYDREGLIYRVIDTLREALIEEIIITSIVVVLFLLHVRSIIICCLGFPVSILISFLGMYFMGIDSNIMSLTGIAIAIGEVSDMSIIMTENIFRNLIEQKGKKSRPQIILDASKEVGGSIFFAALTTVFMFFPVFGLTGQEGKLFKPLAWTKTFAIGASVIMAITLVPLLCTFLIKGKLRPMEDNFTSRTLLRGYQPVLKWVLDHKKTFLAIPLVIVISSIFVAKRIGREFMPPLDEGSILFMPVMLPSVALTDAFKVMQKQDMIIKSFPEVDMVVGKLGRAETPTDPAPVEMFETVVTLKPEEDWRKRKIEYKFLNHVPSFLHPVFHWFLPDERRITKQELIQEMDEAMRIPGVANIWTQPIVNRIDMLATGIRTSVGVKIFGTDLNVLQQLAIDVEMALRDVPGAVDLYAERITGKPYLEYKIKREEIARYGVNIRDVQDIIETAIGGENITTTVEGRERYPVRVRYVRELRDNFDALKRIYVPSSTGQLIPITQVADIRYVMGPAMISSENALLRAYVLMNVRGRDPMSFVEEASKVVAQKVMLPHGYFIQWSGQFENQIRARKRLQILVPLSMFVGFILIFMAFKSFPQTMFILFAGIPTAIAGGVWLQYLFGYNFSVAVWVGFISIFGIVDDDSVLITTYINDLFGERKMKSVQDIRDTILMAGTRRIRPCMMTAATTFIGLMPILWSTGAGAEVAKPMAIPSIGGMAMALVSVFIIPCLNAWHKEHKFKKALQKDPSIAETGIIV; this is encoded by the coding sequence ATGATCAATAAACTCATTGAACTCTGCCTCCGAAATCGCTTCCTCATTATCTGCTTTTACCTCCTGGTAATATTCGGTGGCGTCTTTGGATTAAAAAATATCAACATGGACGTCATCCCGGATGTCGGCGAGAACCAATGCATCGTCTTTACCGATTGGCCAGGACGCAGTCCCCAGGATGTGGAAGATCAGGTCACTTACCCCCTTACGGTTAATTTGTTGGGTGTACCCGGCGTGAAGGTTATACGTTCTCAGTCTGGATTCGGTTTTTCCATGATCTTTATCATCTTCCAGGAAAAAATTGATTTTTACTGGGCACGTTCCAGGGTATTGGAGAGATTAAACTTTATACAGGCATTGCTCCCAAAAGATGTCATACCCAGGCTGGGTCCCGATGCCACAGGACTCGGCCAGATTTTCTGGTATACCGTAGAAGGCGAAGGATATGACCTTGGACAACTTCGATCCATTCAGGACTGGTTTGTCCGTTATCAATTAAATGCCGTCGAAGGCGTTTCTGAGGTAGCAGGTGTAGGAGGTTTTGTCAGGCAATATCAGGTCGATGTCGATCCCAATAAACTGCTGGCGTATAATTTAACGGTAGGAAACGTCTATGAAGCGGTTCGCAGGAGTAACATCGATGTGGGCGCCAAGGTAGTGGAAAGTAACAACATGGAGTTTATCATCCGTGGTCTTGGATTTATAAAAAACGTTGCCGATATTGAAAACATTACGGTGGGCAGTTATAACGGTGTGCCTGTATTTGTCAAAAATATAGGTATTGTTCAAGTTGGAGGGGACTTTAGACGAGGGGCGCTGGATAAAGAAGGCGCTGAGGTCGCCGGTGGAATTGTTATCATGCGCCAGGGTCAAAATCCCCTGAAGGTGATTAAAAGTATAAAAAAGAAGATCAAAGAGATCGAACCAGGGTTGCCATCGGACGTAAAGATTGTGCCCTTTTATGACAGGGAAGGACTTATCTATCGTGTTATTGACACCCTGAGAGAGGCGCTGATAGAAGAAATCATCATCACTTCCATTGTGGTAGTGTTATTTCTGCTGCATGTCCGGAGTATCATTATCTGCTGTCTTGGATTTCCTGTATCGATACTCATCTCCTTCCTGGGCATGTATTTTATGGGCATTGATTCAAATATTATGTCACTCACGGGTATTGCCATAGCCATTGGTGAGGTGAGCGACATGTCTATTATCATGACAGAAAATATCTTTCGAAACCTCATTGAACAAAAGGGTAAGAAAAGCAGGCCACAGATTATCCTTGACGCCTCCAAAGAGGTCGGCGGTTCTATATTCTTTGCAGCATTAACCACCGTTTTTATGTTCTTCCCGGTATTTGGACTTACAGGACAGGAAGGAAAGCTTTTTAAACCGCTGGCGTGGACAAAGACCTTTGCCATTGGGGCGTCGGTCATTATGGCAATTACCCTGGTGCCTTTACTCTGTACCTTTCTGATCAAAGGTAAACTAAGACCTATGGAAGATAATTTTACTTCCAGGACGTTGCTGCGGGGTTATCAGCCCGTTCTTAAATGGGTGCTTGACCATAAGAAGACATTCCTCGCCATTCCGCTCGTCATAGTCATTTCATCCATCTTTGTAGCAAAAAGGATCGGGAGGGAATTTATGCCACCCCTGGACGAAGGTTCTATCCTGTTTATGCCGGTGATGTTGCCCAGTGTGGCATTAACGGATGCCTTCAAGGTTATGCAAAAACAGGATATGATCATTAAATCTTTCCCGGAGGTGGATATGGTCGTGGGAAAGTTAGGCAGGGCAGAAACCCCTACTGACCCAGCCCCAGTTGAAATGTTTGAGACCGTTGTCACCTTAAAACCCGAAGAGGATTGGCGTAAAAGGAAGATCGAGTACAAATTTTTGAATCATGTACCCTCGTTCCTCCACCCTGTGTTTCACTGGTTTTTACCCGATGAACGAAGGATCACCAAACAGGAACTTATCCAGGAAATGGACGAAGCCATGAGAATACCTGGCGTAGCTAATATTTGGACACAACCCATCGTAAACCGAATTGACATGCTGGCAACGGGAATTCGTACATCGGTCGGTGTCAAGATATTTGGAACAGACCTGAACGTATTACAACAATTAGCCATTGACGTTGAAATGGCATTACGCGATGTACCCGGGGCTGTGGATCTTTATGCCGAGAGGATTACAGGAAAACCATATCTGGAATATAAGATTAAACGGGAGGAAATTGCCCGCTATGGTGTCAATATCCGGGATGTGCAGGATATTATCGAAACGGCAATCGGAGGAGAAAATATCACGACAACCGTAGAAGGCCGCGAACGCTATCCCGTAAGGGTTAGATACGTTCGGGAACTTCGTGATAATTTTGATGCACTGAAAAGGATATATGTTCCCAGTTCTACGGGTCAACTCATTCCTATTACACAAGTTGCCGATATCCGTTACGTGATGGGACCAGCCATGATCAGCAGCGAAAATGCCCTTTTGAGGGCTTATGTCCTTATGAACGTCCGCGGCAGAGACCCCATGAGCTTTGTAGAAGAGGCATCCAAGGTCGTAGCACAAAAAGTCATGCTGCCTCACGGGTACTTTATCCAGTGGAGCGGCCAGTTCGAAAATCAGATCAGGGCGAGAAAGCGATTGCAAATCCTTGTGCCTTTATCCATGTTTGTTGGCTTTATCCTGATTTTCATGGCATTTAAATCCTTTCCACAAACGATGTTTATCTTATTTGCGGGGATTCCAACGGCGATTGCAGGAGGTGTCTGGCTTCAATACTTATTTGGCTATAACTTCAGTGTCGCTGTCTGGGTAGGCTTTATCTCCATCTTTGGTATTGTGGATGACGATTCTGTCCTCATTACCACGTATATTAATGACCTGTTTGGTGAAAGGAAGATGAAAAGCGTGCAGGATATCCGCGATACAATCCTGATGGCAGGCACGCGAAGGATACGACCATGCATGATGACGGCCGCCACCACATTTATCGGGCTCATGCCCATCTTGTGGTCAACAGGCGCTGGCGCCGAGGTAGCCAAACCCATGGCAATTCCTTCTATCGGAGGTATGGCCATGGCGCTGGTCAGTGTATTCATCATCCCCTGCCTGAATGCCTGGCACAAGGAACACAAGTTTAAAAAGGCATTACAGAAAGACCCAAGTATTGCCGAAACTGGAATTATTGTGTAG
- a CDS encoding TolC family protein — MDRIPLKQFLFLSVILISSGPIVMGGEKGNSKPLKQTNDKNIVLEMNETDAPLDLKWLIEEAMAHNPEIIAAQKRLNAAKMKIPQAKSLDDPSIRAGSYDMSNNPININGQTEMLQQRYSVSQKIPFPGKLRLRGEVAIEESNMVEKELQSKIQEIIALVKSAFYELYYINRAIDITEENRDLLRKFSRIAETKYSVGRATQRDVLAAQVELSTLANNLIVLNKERESVIARLNILLDRTTHAPLGKPRPFEKHKLNLTIRDLEDLAVKNRPELKRFDHAVKRNEANVKLSKKDYYYADFEPMVEYMQEDRRPDTWASAITINVPWLWPKNRSKVKESKEDLSAAKSDYRFINNKALFEVKDFLVRIQSSESTLNLYKTGVIPQAEQSLKAARIGYEADRVDFLTLIDSQRILLNSKLLYYRALTDFEQNLANMERAVGMQLTQ, encoded by the coding sequence ATGGATAGAATACCATTAAAACAATTCTTATTTCTTTCCGTCATTCTTATTTCTTCTGGTCCCATTGTCATGGGCGGAGAAAAGGGTAACAGCAAACCACTGAAACAAACGAACGACAAAAATATTGTTCTTGAAATGAATGAAACGGATGCACCATTGGACTTAAAATGGTTGATCGAGGAGGCTATGGCACACAATCCGGAGATCATTGCAGCCCAGAAACGCTTAAATGCCGCAAAGATGAAAATTCCCCAAGCTAAATCATTGGATGACCCTTCCATTCGTGCCGGTTCTTATGATATGTCCAATAACCCGATCAATATCAATGGACAAACAGAGATGCTCCAGCAGCGATATAGTGTTTCACAAAAGATACCCTTCCCAGGAAAACTGCGCCTCAGAGGAGAGGTGGCCATTGAAGAATCCAACATGGTAGAAAAAGAACTTCAGTCTAAAATACAAGAGATTATAGCCTTAGTAAAATCAGCTTTTTATGAACTCTATTACATCAATCGCGCCATTGACATTACAGAGGAAAATAGGGATTTGCTGCGCAAATTTTCCAGGATCGCAGAAACAAAATATTCCGTAGGTAGAGCCACCCAAAGAGATGTGCTTGCAGCACAGGTCGAATTATCTACGTTAGCCAATAATCTGATTGTTTTAAACAAGGAAAGGGAATCCGTTATTGCCCGATTAAATATCCTATTAGACAGAACCACACATGCCCCCTTAGGAAAGCCACGTCCCTTTGAAAAACACAAGCTAAATTTAACGATAAGAGATTTGGAAGACCTTGCTGTTAAAAATCGGCCTGAGCTTAAAAGATTTGACCATGCCGTTAAAAGAAACGAGGCCAACGTAAAACTTTCAAAGAAAGACTATTACTACGCAGACTTTGAACCAATGGTGGAATATATGCAGGAGGATAGACGACCCGATACATGGGCATCGGCCATCACGATCAATGTCCCCTGGCTTTGGCCTAAGAATCGGTCAAAGGTAAAAGAGTCAAAAGAAGACCTGAGTGCCGCTAAGTCAGACTATCGTTTTATCAACAACAAGGCATTGTTTGAGGTCAAAGATTTTCTGGTCAGGATACAATCCTCTGAAAGCACACTAAATCTCTATAAAACGGGCGTAATTCCCCAGGCCGAGCAATCCCTAAAGGCCGCACGTATCGGATACGAAGCAGACCGGGTGGATTTCCTTACCCTGATCGACAGCCAGAGGATTCTTTTGAACTCAAAACTGCTTTACTACAGGGCACTGACCGATTTTGAACAAAACCTGGCAAACATGGAAAGGGCTGTGGGGATGCAACTGACGCAATAA
- a CDS encoding YHS domain-containing protein, translating into MIGQASMKHKDPVCSMRLEEKDVQTIATYQGKTYYFCSVACKKKFKQSPQKYTG; encoded by the coding sequence ATGATTGGGCAAGCCTCAATGAAACATAAAGACCCTGTTTGCAGCATGCGCCTGGAAGAGAAAGACGTTCAGACAATTGCCACTTATCAGGGCAAGACGTATTATTTTTGTTCAGTCGCATGCAAAAAGAAATTCAAGCAATCACCGCAAAAGTACACTGGGTAG
- a CDS encoding M56 family metallopeptidase, translated as MLLWNYHFIRSIAPLSIENRSELKKFLFPAHLYNQLVLFDNGELWYAFTSGLWKPKIYLSTGICSYLTAKELRTVILHEIHHIRNKAPLKLFVLQIFCVLNFFLPINRCLLNLYSSICEKAADDAAANISGEPLELASALLKLSRSHTLNTLYSIVSFSSRGQRIIEERIMRLLEPRVTPPYLGKTSSYLSCLLSLFIVVTICLSLFSKFFTSSDSIGCKTRVCHMVQCG; from the coding sequence ATGCTATTGTGGAATTATCATTTTATTCGTTCCATCGCCCCCCTATCCATTGAGAATCGTTCTGAATTAAAAAAATTTCTGTTTCCTGCACATCTTTATAACCAACTTGTACTTTTTGACAACGGCGAGCTATGGTATGCCTTTACGTCAGGCCTTTGGAAACCGAAAATATATTTATCCACTGGCATTTGTTCGTATTTAACTGCAAAAGAACTTCGAACTGTAATCCTTCATGAAATACATCATATAAGGAATAAAGCCCCCTTAAAGCTGTTTGTTTTACAAATATTTTGCGTACTCAATTTTTTTCTACCAATCAATCGTTGTTTGCTAAATCTGTATTCTTCGATATGTGAAAAAGCGGCAGATGATGCCGCAGCAAATATCTCCGGAGAGCCACTAGAGCTTGCAAGCGCACTCCTGAAATTATCCAGATCCCATACTTTGAATACTCTATACTCCATCGTGTCGTTTTCCAGCAGAGGGCAAAGGATTATAGAGGAGCGAATTATGCGTTTATTGGAACCACGGGTAACACCCCCCTATTTGGGCAAGACATCTTCGTATCTTTCTTGCCTTTTATCGCTTTTCATTGTTGTAACAATTTGCCTTTCCTTGTTTTCTAAGTTTTTTACATCTAGTGATAGCATCGGGTGTAAGACAAGGGTATGTCATATGGTTCAATGCGGATAA
- a CDS encoding glycoside hydrolase family 15 protein has product MVELYQRSLLILRTLTDNHGGIIAANDSDLLQFGRDTYSYIWPRDAARGVYALIRAGYIDMPRNFFRFCADIITDEGYLLHKYNPDGSLGSSWHPWYARQEDSTALVLWALWQHFARYKDIEFVKPLYRPLIISTADFLEDYRMESTGLPRPSYDLWEERHGVHTFTVATVYGGLMAAANFAESFGERHLAEKYRKAAAEIREAARQVLYSPQTQRFARRFDTDTEELDLTVDTSLTGVTAFGLLPIDDPMVISTMKQVEECLAVRTVIGGIARYERDWFLHVTEDFKRVPGNPWIISTLWLAQYKIATALTLEQLQGVIGILMWVVRHARPSGVLPEQLHPFGERPISVCPLSWSHAEVIITVMDYLDKYHQLRRKEQ; this is encoded by the coding sequence GTGGTCGAACTCTACCAACGCAGCCTCTTGATTCTCCGCACGCTGACCGATAATCACGGTGGCATCATCGCCGCCAACGACTCAGACCTCTTGCAATTTGGACGCGATACCTACAGCTACATCTGGCCTCGTGACGCGGCACGCGGGGTGTATGCCCTCATTCGGGCGGGATACATAGACATGCCGCGCAATTTCTTCCGTTTTTGTGCCGATATCATAACCGACGAAGGCTATCTCCTGCATAAATACAACCCGGATGGAAGTCTGGGCAGTTCCTGGCATCCGTGGTACGCCCGTCAGGAGGACTCAACGGCGCTTGTGCTATGGGCGTTATGGCAGCACTTTGCCCGATACAAAGACATTGAGTTTGTAAAACCGCTTTATCGCCCGCTTATCATCTCCACCGCAGACTTCCTGGAGGATTACCGCATGGAGAGTACAGGGCTGCCCCGCCCTTCTTATGATTTGTGGGAAGAGCGGCATGGAGTGCATACCTTCACGGTTGCAACGGTCTACGGTGGGCTTATGGCAGCTGCGAACTTTGCCGAAAGCTTCGGAGAACGGCATTTGGCTGAGAAATATCGGAAGGCGGCAGCCGAAATCCGGGAAGCTGCCAGGCAGGTCCTTTATAGTCCCCAGACCCAACGGTTCGCGAGACGGTTTGACACTGACACCGAAGAACTCGACCTTACGGTCGATACCAGTCTGACTGGCGTGACCGCTTTTGGACTTTTACCGATTGACGATCCGATGGTCATTTCCACAATGAAACAGGTTGAAGAATGCCTGGCGGTGCGAACTGTTATAGGTGGCATTGCTCGTTACGAACGGGATTGGTTTCTCCACGTAACGGAAGATTTCAAGCGGGTGCCTGGAAATCCATGGATAATCTCTACACTCTGGCTAGCACAGTATAAGATAGCAACGGCACTTACATTAGAGCAATTACAGGGTGTGATTGGTATCCTCATGTGGGTAGTCCGTCATGCACGACCTTCAGGCGTACTTCCTGAGCAACTCCATCCCTTCGGCGAGCGTCCCATCTCGGTGTGTCCGTTGAGCTGGAGCCATGCAGAAGTAATCATCACCGTCATGGATTATCTCGACAAATATCATCAGCTGAGGAGGAAAGAGCAATGA
- a CDS encoding heavy metal-binding domain-containing protein, whose amino-acid sequence MIARIVTTVLYLTLLTGCASQTLQLPISTNDPSNPNAPESVFTPRPNLLQAEVPVTTEQPVTEPTPPIHPPTTYACPMHPEVVQSGPGKCPKCGMRLVPSEPSKTDSEGKQ is encoded by the coding sequence ATGATTGCACGGATAGTAACAACTGTTTTGTATTTGACACTGTTGACGGGTTGCGCTAGCCAAACACTTCAACTACCAATATCTACCAACGACCCGTCAAATCCGAACGCCCCGGAATCTGTGTTTACTCCACGGCCGAATTTGCTCCAGGCCGAGGTACCTGTCACAACGGAACAACCTGTTACCGAACCAACACCGCCTATACATCCACCCACAACTTATGCCTGCCCGATGCATCCAGAAGTAGTACAATCAGGCCCGGGTAAATGCCCTAAGTGTGGAATGAGATTAGTTCCGTCAGAGCCCTCAAAAACTGACTCGGAGGGCAAACAATGA
- a CDS encoding efflux RND transporter periplasmic adaptor subunit translates to MLYWTCGMHPSVKMDKPGKCPICAMELVPVYEKGLDVEEEGALATIELSERARKLAQVRTDAVGFRSLTKDIYTVGIIEYDERLKAFVSAWIPGRIDKLFVDFTGTEVVKGESMVWIYSPELVSTQEEYLLALETYEKVKESPFDEVIHGAKSLVDASERRLLWWGVTEKQIEELTKDKKVKQHTIIYAPISGIVIEKKALEGQYVMQGEMIYTVADLSNVWMMANIYEYEMAWIKVGQEVEVTTPTYPGEAFIGRIAFIEPFLDDKTRSVKIRCDIPNQQLKLKPSMYVNARIRIPVEELEKESGRYVSGLDYFCPNHPEIKSSRPGICPEDNIPFVKNPPAQIELVAASSTISPQGEIEYEYACPMGCHSAKEPGNCPKCGMKLEKRPVYKEAGYEYICPMKCYSSKEPGDCPVCKMKLEKVPISKKPEMAVKTETVYVCPMECHTSKTSGNCPVCGMRLEKKEIPAEVSGENLTCICPQEWDPATAPKACPMCGMLLQKSVTITLPTGEEKQKFVYMCPMACMTSDKPGECPDCKRQMGRWEVREDLGIKTKKIEPKRRSVYACPMHPEVVSDKPGNCNKCGMNLEKTTQVLAIPATAVLDTGIRKIIYIDKGNGQYVGKEVVLGPKAGDYYPVLEGLEEGDKVVTSANFLIDSQSQLTGGASALYGGAMEFKEEK, encoded by the coding sequence ATACTCTACTGGACATGCGGTATGCATCCCTCTGTTAAGATGGATAAGCCAGGCAAATGCCCTATTTGTGCCATGGAGCTTGTTCCGGTTTATGAAAAAGGACTGGATGTTGAAGAAGAAGGCGCATTGGCCACCATAGAACTGAGTGAACGTGCCCGCAAACTCGCACAGGTCAGGACAGACGCCGTCGGTTTTCGGTCATTAACGAAGGACATTTACACAGTGGGAATCATTGAATACGATGAAAGACTCAAGGCCTTTGTCTCGGCATGGATTCCGGGCAGGATTGACAAACTCTTTGTCGACTTTACTGGAACAGAGGTGGTAAAAGGGGAATCCATGGTCTGGATATATAGTCCGGAGCTGGTATCCACACAGGAAGAATATCTCCTGGCGCTGGAAACCTATGAAAAAGTGAAGGAAAGCCCTTTTGATGAAGTAATACACGGTGCAAAATCACTCGTTGATGCATCTGAAAGGAGATTACTATGGTGGGGTGTCACGGAAAAACAGATTGAAGAGCTGACGAAGGATAAGAAGGTAAAACAGCATACAATTATATACGCCCCTATCAGCGGTATTGTCATAGAGAAAAAGGCGCTGGAAGGCCAATACGTTATGCAGGGTGAGATGATATACACGGTTGCCGACCTCTCAAACGTATGGATGATGGCCAATATTTATGAGTATGAAATGGCCTGGATTAAGGTCGGACAGGAGGTGGAAGTTACAACCCCAACATACCCAGGAGAAGCCTTTATTGGAAGGATAGCCTTTATAGAACCGTTCCTGGATGACAAGACACGTTCGGTAAAGATTCGCTGCGATATCCCTAATCAACAACTCAAACTCAAACCCTCCATGTATGTCAATGCCCGCATACGGATACCAGTTGAAGAACTTGAAAAAGAAAGCGGGCGTTACGTGAGTGGACTGGATTACTTCTGTCCCAATCATCCGGAGATAAAATCCAGCAGACCGGGTATATGCCCTGAGGATAATATCCCCTTTGTAAAAAACCCCCCTGCTCAAATTGAGCTAGTTGCTGCCAGCAGTACGATTTCACCTCAAGGAGAAATTGAGTATGAATATGCGTGTCCCATGGGATGTCATAGTGCAAAAGAACCCGGTAATTGCCCAAAATGTGGAATGAAACTGGAAAAACGTCCGGTTTATAAAGAAGCCGGGTACGAATATATATGTCCAATGAAATGTTACTCCTCCAAAGAACCGGGAGATTGCCCCGTGTGCAAGATGAAACTGGAAAAGGTCCCTATCTCTAAAAAGCCAGAGATGGCAGTCAAGACAGAAACGGTATATGTTTGCCCTATGGAATGCCATACCTCAAAGACATCTGGTAATTGCCCGGTATGTGGTATGAGGCTTGAAAAGAAGGAAATACCTGCTGAAGTTTCAGGTGAAAACTTGACGTGCATTTGTCCCCAGGAATGGGATCCGGCTACTGCACCCAAGGCATGTCCCATGTGTGGTATGTTGTTACAAAAGAGTGTAACAATAACCTTACCCACTGGTGAAGAAAAGCAAAAATTTGTATACATGTGTCCTATGGCCTGCATGACTTCAGACAAACCCGGCGAATGCCCGGATTGTAAAAGGCAAATGGGTAGATGGGAGGTCAGGGAAGACCTGGGAATAAAGACAAAAAAAATAGAACCCAAAAGACGCAGCGTTTATGCCTGCCCCATGCATCCAGAGGTCGTTTCTGATAAACCAGGGAATTGCAACAAATGTGGAATGAATCTTGAAAAAACTACACAAGTTCTTGCCATCCCCGCCACAGCAGTATTAGACACCGGTATACGAAAGATTATCTATATCGATAAAGGCAACGGGCAATATGTGGGAAAAGAGGTCGTTCTCGGGCCAAAGGCAGGTGATTATTACCCCGTCTTAGAAGGACTTGAAGAAGGAGACAAAGTGGTTACATCAGCCAACTTCCTCATCGATTCCCAGAGTCAGCTCACCGGTGGGGCAAGCGCCTTGTACGGAGGGGCAATGGAATTTAAGGAAGAAAAATAA